Proteins encoded together in one Chryseobacterium sp. G0201 window:
- a CDS encoding patatin-like phospholipase family protein: MKKTTILSLDGGGIRGIITCIILRYIEEQLQYYDKPSAKLGDYFDLVAGSSTGGLIASIILCPDEHRKAKYSIQKGLELYAEKGGDIFQVSFWEKLINPFGLLNEKISQEALEKNLNDFFGHLELKELIKPCLITSYDIENRRAKLFNSWEANLSTDNFYVKDVCRATSAAPTYFSPVQIKSMYGQIFSLIDGGMFANNPALCAYAEARKIPFAEVLKNHQKANHPMVNDMIFVSIGTGIEARPYSFKKLEKAGKIGWVSPIIDILMSANAETVDYQLCQMFQTLGLRNQKNYYRLNPSLKNASPGMDNVRRSNIENLIQAGLSYIDDNRETLNQIVQKLIRNKI, translated from the coding sequence ATGAAAAAGACAACAATTCTTTCTTTGGACGGAGGTGGAATAAGAGGCATTATCACCTGTATTATTCTACGCTACATAGAAGAGCAGCTTCAGTATTATGATAAGCCAAGCGCAAAACTTGGAGATTATTTTGATCTTGTTGCAGGAAGCAGTACAGGGGGGCTGATTGCGTCTATTATTCTATGCCCCGATGAACACCGAAAAGCAAAATATTCTATCCAAAAAGGGCTGGAATTATATGCAGAAAAAGGTGGTGACATATTTCAGGTTTCTTTTTGGGAGAAATTGATCAATCCATTCGGTTTGCTTAATGAAAAGATCTCTCAGGAAGCTCTTGAAAAAAACTTAAATGACTTTTTTGGCCACCTTGAATTAAAAGAGTTAATAAAACCCTGTTTAATAACAAGTTATGACATAGAAAACAGAAGAGCCAAACTTTTTAATTCTTGGGAAGCCAATCTCAGCACAGATAATTTTTATGTAAAAGATGTTTGCAGAGCAACCTCAGCGGCACCGACTTATTTCAGTCCGGTTCAGATAAAATCGATGTACGGGCAGATATTCAGCTTAATTGATGGCGGAATGTTCGCCAATAATCCTGCTCTTTGCGCTTATGCCGAAGCGAGAAAAATACCGTTTGCAGAAGTTTTGAAAAATCACCAGAAAGCCAATCATCCGATGGTAAATGACATGATTTTCGTGTCTATCGGGACAGGAATTGAAGCAAGACCCTATTCTTTCAAAAAACTGGAAAAGGCAGGAAAAATAGGTTGGGTAAGTCCAATTATTGACATCTTAATGTCTGCTAATGCAGAAACCGTTGATTATCAACTTTGCCAGATGTTCCAAACATTAGGTTTAAGAAATCAGAAAAACTATTACCGATTAAATCCATCTTTAAAAAATGCTTCTCCGGGAATGGACAATGTAAGAAGGTCAAATATCGAAAATCTTATCCAAGCCGGACTAAGTTATATTGATGATAACAGAGAAACTTTAAACCAAATTGTTCAGAAACTGATCAGAAATAAAATATAA
- a CDS encoding M15 family metallopeptidase — MDKVTLQRIEKLHPVVQEEVKQIIKECDEALTGRAKIRITQGLRSFEEQEKLYAIGRITSGKKVTNAKAGQSIHNYGLAVDICLMIDGKTASWDTVKDWDNDKVADWYECVKIFAKYGWDWGGNWKTFKDLPHFEKKNISTKKGIVKTSWRMLAKMARDKSNYIIL, encoded by the coding sequence ATGGATAAAGTGACTTTACAGAGAATAGAAAAACTTCACCCCGTCGTCCAAGAGGAAGTAAAACAAATCATTAAAGAATGCGATGAAGCCCTTACGGGAAGAGCAAAAATAAGAATCACACAAGGATTAAGAAGCTTTGAAGAACAGGAAAAACTATACGCTATCGGAAGAATTACAAGCGGGAAAAAAGTAACCAACGCCAAAGCCGGACAAAGTATTCACAATTATGGTCTTGCTGTTGATATTTGCTTAATGATCGACGGAAAAACAGCAAGTTGGGATACCGTAAAAGACTGGGATAACGACAAGGTAGCCGATTGGTACGAGTGTGTGAAAATTTTCGCCAAATACGGCTGGGATTGGGGCGGAAACTGGAAAACCTTCAAAGACCTTCCTCACTTCGAAAAAAAGAACATTTCCACTAAAAAAGGCATTGTAAAAACGAGCTGGAGAATGCTTGCTAAAATGGCTCGGGATAAATCAAATTATATCATACTTTAA
- a CDS encoding DUF2586 family protein: protein MNGVKFVRENGGLNRLLSGEDHISGLVVIGEGALESQLILSVEELAEKGITVEEMPVTFYQINEFFRINPGSKLYVKGVATSDGTYSEVKQLQNFAEGKLRRVAVCDFKRAASTLSAAVGSLNQVAKDLRALNIPLSTFLSVKVTDLDMPTLPSLHTLNAENVSVVLGQDMGGLGRFLSGTNPSLSAIGAVLGASSKAKVHESIAWVEKQNLVSAAYSKLLADNNELAREMDVLGFCDGSLLSSYTPQQIQAMNEKGYIFGIKYSGQAGSYFNDSFTATKMDEDFAYIENNTTVDKAIREINRVLTPKISSPVYIDPDTGFLENSSVSALEVLCDDVLDQMVRDGEISGYKVYINPAQQVLRDSKLEVVLKIVPVGTLREITVKIGLTLTTN, encoded by the coding sequence ATGAACGGAGTAAAATTTGTAAGAGAAAATGGAGGTCTAAACAGATTATTATCTGGTGAAGATCACATTTCAGGATTAGTAGTTATCGGCGAAGGGGCTCTTGAAAGCCAATTAATACTATCAGTTGAGGAGCTGGCCGAAAAAGGGATCACGGTTGAAGAAATGCCGGTTACCTTTTATCAGATCAATGAATTTTTCAGGATCAACCCGGGATCAAAATTGTATGTAAAAGGAGTAGCGACTTCCGATGGAACGTACTCAGAAGTAAAACAATTACAAAATTTTGCCGAAGGTAAACTGAGAAGAGTTGCTGTATGTGACTTTAAAAGAGCAGCTTCAACACTTTCTGCAGCAGTAGGCAGTCTTAATCAGGTTGCAAAAGATCTTAGAGCGCTGAATATTCCTTTAAGTACTTTCTTGTCTGTAAAAGTTACAGATCTGGATATGCCAACATTGCCATCTTTACATACACTGAATGCTGAAAATGTAAGTGTCGTATTAGGTCAGGATATGGGAGGATTAGGACGTTTCTTATCAGGTACAAATCCTTCTTTAAGTGCTATCGGAGCTGTATTGGGAGCTAGTTCAAAAGCAAAAGTGCATGAATCTATCGCTTGGGTAGAAAAACAAAATCTGGTTTCAGCAGCATATTCAAAATTATTGGCTGATAATAACGAATTGGCAAGAGAGATGGATGTTTTAGGATTCTGTGACGGATCTTTATTAAGCTCTTATACGCCCCAGCAAATTCAGGCAATGAATGAGAAAGGATACATTTTCGGTATTAAATATTCAGGACAAGCGGGATCTTATTTTAATGACAGCTTTACGGCAACCAAAATGGATGAAGATTTTGCCTATATCGAAAACAATACGACTGTTGATAAGGCTATCAGAGAGATCAACAGAGTTTTAACACCTAAAATTTCTTCACCGGTATACATCGATCCGGATACCGGATTCCTGGAAAACTCATCTGTATCTGCTTTGGAAGTATTGTGTGACGACGTTCTTGACCAAATGGTAAGAGACGGAGAGATCAGTGGATATAAAGTATACATCAATCCTGCGCAACAGGTTTTGAGAGATTCAAAACTCGAGGTTGTACTAAAAATTGTTCCTGTAGGAACGCTAAGAGAAATTACTGTAAAAATAGGTTTAACATTAACAACTAACTAA
- a CDS encoding DUF6046 domain-containing protein: MEKSISFQFPPLEQTVKSAGVNLAYKFGMQTSKPLIPKDKMEPYFSEISDNMGVPTLSSLIITNKSGKSFEFVDCIITVNQEKNIVSTALQGRDGTIKEYISKGDFNISIMLGIVNYADIYIPNVITGLATEATYASAEYPLERIREFHEILASDETLSISSAFLSIFKIESAVVKSYALEQETFGNRQSIKIEMLSDYPYEIQLKEQKDVEVKQ, encoded by the coding sequence ATGGAAAAGTCAATATCATTTCAGTTTCCACCATTGGAACAAACGGTTAAAAGTGCAGGCGTAAATCTGGCCTATAAATTTGGGATGCAGACCTCAAAGCCTCTTATCCCAAAAGATAAAATGGAACCTTATTTCAGTGAGATTTCTGATAACATGGGAGTTCCTACATTATCCAGTCTTATTATTACGAATAAATCCGGAAAATCATTTGAGTTTGTAGACTGCATTATTACTGTAAATCAGGAAAAAAATATTGTATCAACAGCTTTACAGGGTAGAGACGGAACCATTAAAGAATATATAAGTAAAGGTGATTTTAATATAAGTATCATGCTTGGTATTGTAAATTATGCCGATATATACATTCCTAATGTTATTACAGGGCTGGCTACGGAAGCAACATACGCATCAGCAGAATATCCATTAGAGAGAATAAGAGAATTTCATGAGATTTTGGCATCAGATGAAACGCTTAGTATTTCTTCAGCTTTTTTATCAATTTTTAAAATAGAATCTGCTGTTGTCAAGTCTTATGCTTTAGAGCAGGAAACTTTTGGTAACAGGCAGAGTATCAAGATAGAAATGCTGTCTGATTATCCTTACGAAATACAATTAAAAGAGCAGAAGGATGTTGAAGTTAAGCAGTAA
- a CDS encoding nucleotidyltransferase, which translates to MARKIEEIQQSILFAKNTEKELDDLTTNSKTAIWQLWIYIVSVAIWTLETLFDKHKAEVNDALAQLKPHSPRWYRNKALAFQDGFDLIEDSDIFRDDYYVVQTDSWVKATEEQIRNSKIIKYSAVTESTVESRLIIKIATEINNELSPISNDKKDNFEKYINEIKDAGVRVTVVNYEPDILKLQLKIYRNPLVLDGNGTLVLAGAGVGGNPVKDAIRQYMKDLPFNGELILAHLVDKLQKIEGVEIPHIEGASTRWIDSSSGVYGNFTGVDVKKIPSSGYFKVVFADELNPDDPEYPQKFENSSTIEYVV; encoded by the coding sequence ATGGCACGTAAAATAGAAGAAATACAACAAAGCATCCTTTTTGCCAAAAACACAGAAAAGGAATTGGATGATCTTACAACAAATAGTAAAACGGCTATCTGGCAACTTTGGATCTATATCGTATCTGTTGCTATATGGACTCTCGAAACACTTTTTGATAAACATAAAGCTGAGGTTAATGATGCATTGGCTCAATTAAAGCCACACTCTCCAAGATGGTATCGCAACAAAGCGTTGGCATTTCAGGATGGGTTTGATTTGATTGAAGATAGTGATATTTTCCGAGATGATTATTACGTTGTTCAAACAGATTCATGGGTAAAAGCAACAGAAGAGCAGATAAGAAATTCAAAGATCATAAAATACTCTGCAGTGACGGAGTCTACGGTTGAAAGTAGATTAATTATCAAGATCGCCACAGAAATAAACAATGAACTAAGCCCGATTTCAAATGACAAGAAAGATAATTTTGAAAAATATATCAATGAAATTAAGGACGCCGGAGTTAGAGTTACCGTTGTGAATTATGAACCGGATATCTTAAAACTTCAATTAAAAATATACCGAAATCCTCTTGTATTAGACGGAAACGGAACTCTTGTATTAGCCGGAGCAGGAGTAGGAGGCAATCCTGTAAAAGATGCCATCAGGCAATACATGAAGGATCTTCCTTTTAATGGAGAATTGATTTTAGCTCATTTGGTTGATAAACTACAGAAAATAGAAGGGGTAGAAATTCCTCACATCGAAGGAGCTTCCACGAGATGGATAGATTCATCATCAGGAGTTTATGGGAATTTTACAGGAGTAGATGTCAAGAAAATACCTAGTTCAGGGTACTTCAAAGTAGTATTTGCAGATGAACTGAATCCTGATGATCCGGAATATCCACAAAAATTTGAAAACTCAAGTACAATAGAATATGTGGTATAA
- a CDS encoding phage baseplate protein produces the protein MNKFDFNQIGGFPLSTNILDGMQTAYSLFNALGEIAGNFAIISGCNINGSTVSDGVVYINGEVLAFKGGLLGSTVIISEDTENRFFESGESKTVLRKRFATFGSSVTNYPWVDFKRVFPSVQIQSFKDSFEARLVALENRPSPIPAGMIAIWNKPETVPIPTGWQECVDLKGRVPVGWDNNDNDFEFVGKIGGEKKHKLSVAEMPSHSHSFVRNYGESRGGKSDGTTAPRDGGGVLQLNPTGGDQAHNNLQPYRVIRFIEYVG, from the coding sequence ATGAATAAATTTGATTTTAATCAGATAGGAGGATTTCCTCTTTCAACAAATATATTGGATGGCATGCAAACAGCTTATTCGTTGTTTAATGCCTTGGGCGAGATTGCGGGTAATTTTGCCATTATTTCAGGATGTAATATCAATGGAAGCACAGTTTCCGATGGGGTAGTATACATTAATGGTGAGGTATTGGCTTTTAAAGGAGGACTTTTAGGCAGTACCGTTATTATTTCAGAAGACACGGAAAACAGGTTTTTCGAAAGTGGAGAAAGCAAAACGGTCTTACGTAAACGATTTGCTACTTTCGGATCAAGTGTGACAAACTATCCGTGGGTAGATTTTAAAAGAGTTTTCCCTTCTGTGCAGATACAAAGCTTTAAAGACAGTTTTGAGGCGAGATTAGTAGCTCTGGAAAACAGACCATCGCCAATTCCTGCCGGAATGATCGCTATTTGGAATAAACCGGAAACAGTACCAATCCCTACAGGCTGGCAAGAATGTGTTGACCTTAAAGGACGTGTTCCGGTAGGTTGGGATAATAATGATAACGATTTTGAATTTGTAGGGAAAATAGGTGGAGAGAAGAAGCATAAACTATCTGTTGCGGAAATGCCAAGCCATTCCCACAGTTTTGTAAGAAATTATGGAGAATCCAGAGGTGGTAAGTCTGATGGAACTACAGCACCACGAGATGGTGGAGGAGTTCTGCAATTAAATCCAACTGGTGGCGATCAGGCTCACAACAACCTTCAGCCTTATCGTGTCATTCGTTTCATTGAATATGTAGGATAA